Proteins co-encoded in one Juglans regia cultivar Chandler chromosome 16, Walnut 2.0, whole genome shotgun sequence genomic window:
- the LOC109007580 gene encoding protein DEFECTIVE IN MERISTEM SILENCING 3-like isoform X1, producing MFQPNNQISFQTRALSVKDSSALTQVDQNETSIVVRDEMQNGGFAHAETIIYYSKKLQDDLHMLGMKIKEHEENLKFLKTQKSKLDDSILDLQVKSHSSSIPKTENENNSQPQPEEQTTEQILRHEKSAAGILCQLKTRHGTQASHLPLTKDVLGVVATLGRLDDDNLSRLFAEYLGVETMLAIVCKTYEGVKALETYDKEGCINTSSGLHGLGASIGRTLDGRFLVICLDNLMHGPYAGEFVADDPQRRLDLIKPRLPNGECPPGFLGFAVNMINVDSTNLFCLTASGYGLRETLFYNLFSRLQVYKTRAEMVLALPCISDGALSLDGGMIRSTGVFSLGNREDVGVKFPKPLVTSTVPENYNEADRLVKEMKWKKDKMLEDMKREQAILDLEKSNFEKKKQEFLKFLAESSSYATQHQSQAAPERFTPR from the exons ATTTCATTTCAAACAAGGGCATTATCTGTCAAAGATTCATCAGCACTGACGCAAGTTGATCAAAATGAGACCAGTATAGTTGTGAGGGATGAAATGCAAAATGGAGGATTTGCGCATGCGGAAACTATCATATACTATTCCAAG AAACTTCAAGATGATCTACATATGCTAGGGATGAAAATCAAAGAGCATGAggagaatttaaaatttctcaaaactcagaAAAGCAAATTAGATGACTCCATTCTCGATTTGCAAG tcaaaaGTCATTCTTCAAGCATTCCTAAGACTGAAAATGAGAACAACTCCCAACCTCAGCCTGAGGAGCAAACAACTGAACAGATTCTACGGCATGAAAAGTCTGCTGCTGGAATTCTGTGTCAATTGAAAACTCGGCATGGTACTCAGGCTTCCCATCTTCCATTGACCAAGGATGTGCTTGGCGTTGTTGCTACACTTGGAAGATTAGATGATGATAATCTTAGCAG GCTTTTTGCAGAGTACTTAGGAGTTGAGACTATGCTGGCAATTGTCTGCAAGACTTATGAAGGTGTCAAAGCTCTAGAAACTTATGACAAGGAAGGCTGCATAAATACAAGTTCTGGTCTTCATGGGCTTGGTGCTTCCATTGGGAGAACTTTGGATGGCCGATTTCTTGTTATTTGTCTTGATAATTTAATGCATGG ACCATATGCAGGTGAGTTTGTAGCTGATGACCCTCAAAGAAGGCTGGATCTAATAAAGCCAAGATTACCTAATGGGGAGTGCCCACCTGGGTTTCTTGGGTTTGCTGTGAATATGATCAATGTGGATAGCACAAACTTGTTTTGTCTCACTGCCAGTGGGTATGGCCTCAGGGAGACACTATTTTATAATCTCTTCTCGCGCCTGCAAGTTTATAAAACGAGGGCAGAGATGGTCCTTGCTCTTCCTTGTATAAGTGACGGAGCCCTTTCTTTAGATGGAGGGATGATTCGGAGTACTGGTGTTTTTTCCCTAGGGAATCG GGAAGATGTTGGTGTGAAATTCCCAAAGCCCTTGGTAACATCAACTGTACCTGAAAACTACAATGAGGCTGATAGACTGGTCAAGGAgatgaaatggaaaaaagaTAAGATGCTGGAGGATATGAAGAGAGAACAAGCAATCTTGGACTTAGAAAAgtccaattttgaaaaaaagaagcaaGAGTTTCTCAAGTTCCTTGCTGAAAGCTCATCATATGCAACTCAG CATCAAAGTCAGGCAGCTCCAGAGAGATTCACCCCAAGATGA
- the LOC109007580 gene encoding protein DEFECTIVE IN MERISTEM SILENCING 3-like isoform X2, which translates to MFQPNNQISFQTRALSVKDSSALTQVDQNETSIVVRDEMQNGGFAHAETIIYYSKKLQDDLHMLGMKIKEHEENLKFLKTQKSKLDDSILDLQVKSHSSSIPKTENENNSQPQPEEQTTEQILRHEKSAAGILCQLKTRHGTQASHLPLTKDVLGVVATLGRLDDDNLSRLFAEYLGVETMLAIVCKTYEGVKALETYDKEGCINTSSGLHGLGASIGRTLDGRFLVICLDNLIPYAGEFVADDPQRRLDLIKPRLPNGECPPGFLGFAVNMINVDSTNLFCLTASGYGLRETLFYNLFSRLQVYKTRAEMVLALPCISDGALSLDGGMIRSTGVFSLGNREDVGVKFPKPLVTSTVPENYNEADRLVKEMKWKKDKMLEDMKREQAILDLEKSNFEKKKQEFLKFLAESSSYATQHQSQAAPERFTPR; encoded by the exons ATTTCATTTCAAACAAGGGCATTATCTGTCAAAGATTCATCAGCACTGACGCAAGTTGATCAAAATGAGACCAGTATAGTTGTGAGGGATGAAATGCAAAATGGAGGATTTGCGCATGCGGAAACTATCATATACTATTCCAAG AAACTTCAAGATGATCTACATATGCTAGGGATGAAAATCAAAGAGCATGAggagaatttaaaatttctcaaaactcagaAAAGCAAATTAGATGACTCCATTCTCGATTTGCAAG tcaaaaGTCATTCTTCAAGCATTCCTAAGACTGAAAATGAGAACAACTCCCAACCTCAGCCTGAGGAGCAAACAACTGAACAGATTCTACGGCATGAAAAGTCTGCTGCTGGAATTCTGTGTCAATTGAAAACTCGGCATGGTACTCAGGCTTCCCATCTTCCATTGACCAAGGATGTGCTTGGCGTTGTTGCTACACTTGGAAGATTAGATGATGATAATCTTAGCAG GCTTTTTGCAGAGTACTTAGGAGTTGAGACTATGCTGGCAATTGTCTGCAAGACTTATGAAGGTGTCAAAGCTCTAGAAACTTATGACAAGGAAGGCTGCATAAATACAAGTTCTGGTCTTCATGGGCTTGGTGCTTCCATTGGGAGAACTTTGGATGGCCGATTTCTTGTTATTTGTCTTGATAATTTAAT ACCATATGCAGGTGAGTTTGTAGCTGATGACCCTCAAAGAAGGCTGGATCTAATAAAGCCAAGATTACCTAATGGGGAGTGCCCACCTGGGTTTCTTGGGTTTGCTGTGAATATGATCAATGTGGATAGCACAAACTTGTTTTGTCTCACTGCCAGTGGGTATGGCCTCAGGGAGACACTATTTTATAATCTCTTCTCGCGCCTGCAAGTTTATAAAACGAGGGCAGAGATGGTCCTTGCTCTTCCTTGTATAAGTGACGGAGCCCTTTCTTTAGATGGAGGGATGATTCGGAGTACTGGTGTTTTTTCCCTAGGGAATCG GGAAGATGTTGGTGTGAAATTCCCAAAGCCCTTGGTAACATCAACTGTACCTGAAAACTACAATGAGGCTGATAGACTGGTCAAGGAgatgaaatggaaaaaagaTAAGATGCTGGAGGATATGAAGAGAGAACAAGCAATCTTGGACTTAGAAAAgtccaattttgaaaaaaagaagcaaGAGTTTCTCAAGTTCCTTGCTGAAAGCTCATCATATGCAACTCAG CATCAAAGTCAGGCAGCTCCAGAGAGATTCACCCCAAGATGA
- the LOC109007580 gene encoding protein DEFECTIVE IN MERISTEM SILENCING 3-like isoform X3, whose product MFQPNNQISFQTRALSVKDSSALTQVDQNETSIVVRDEMQNGGFAHAETIIYYSKKLQDDLHMLGMKIKEHEENLKFLKTQKSKLDDSILDLQVKSHSSSIPKTENENNSQPQPEEQTTEQILRHEKSAAGILCQLKTRHGTQASHLPLTKDVLGVVATLGRLDDDNLSRLFAEYLGVETMLAIVCKTYEGVKALETYDKEGCINTSSGLHGLGASIGRTLDGRFLVICLDNLMHGPYAGEFVADDPQRRLDLIKPRLPNGECPPGFLGFAVNMINVDSTNLFCLTASGYGLRETLFYNLFSRLQVYKTRAEMVLALPCISDGALSLDGGMIRSTGVFSLGNRCWCEIPKALGNINCT is encoded by the exons ATTTCATTTCAAACAAGGGCATTATCTGTCAAAGATTCATCAGCACTGACGCAAGTTGATCAAAATGAGACCAGTATAGTTGTGAGGGATGAAATGCAAAATGGAGGATTTGCGCATGCGGAAACTATCATATACTATTCCAAG AAACTTCAAGATGATCTACATATGCTAGGGATGAAAATCAAAGAGCATGAggagaatttaaaatttctcaaaactcagaAAAGCAAATTAGATGACTCCATTCTCGATTTGCAAG tcaaaaGTCATTCTTCAAGCATTCCTAAGACTGAAAATGAGAACAACTCCCAACCTCAGCCTGAGGAGCAAACAACTGAACAGATTCTACGGCATGAAAAGTCTGCTGCTGGAATTCTGTGTCAATTGAAAACTCGGCATGGTACTCAGGCTTCCCATCTTCCATTGACCAAGGATGTGCTTGGCGTTGTTGCTACACTTGGAAGATTAGATGATGATAATCTTAGCAG GCTTTTTGCAGAGTACTTAGGAGTTGAGACTATGCTGGCAATTGTCTGCAAGACTTATGAAGGTGTCAAAGCTCTAGAAACTTATGACAAGGAAGGCTGCATAAATACAAGTTCTGGTCTTCATGGGCTTGGTGCTTCCATTGGGAGAACTTTGGATGGCCGATTTCTTGTTATTTGTCTTGATAATTTAATGCATGG ACCATATGCAGGTGAGTTTGTAGCTGATGACCCTCAAAGAAGGCTGGATCTAATAAAGCCAAGATTACCTAATGGGGAGTGCCCACCTGGGTTTCTTGGGTTTGCTGTGAATATGATCAATGTGGATAGCACAAACTTGTTTTGTCTCACTGCCAGTGGGTATGGCCTCAGGGAGACACTATTTTATAATCTCTTCTCGCGCCTGCAAGTTTATAAAACGAGGGCAGAGATGGTCCTTGCTCTTCCTTGTATAAGTGACGGAGCCCTTTCTTTAGATGGAGGGATGATTCGGAGTACTGGTGTTTTTTCCCTAGGGAATCG ATGTTGGTGTGAAATTCCCAAAGCCCTTGGTAACATCAACTGTACCTGA